The following are from one region of the Deinococcus betulae genome:
- a CDS encoding DUF2721 domain-containing protein, with the protein MADAPAVLTAMITPAVLISGAGTLLMSTSSRLGRVTDRVRHLTARFKVLVTEEGRQEALAREEKRLIVKQLPRLARRSRIIVQAMTALYLAVALLVLTSILIGGSALLHQEAGPVPVVLAIAGAAALAYGALLLSFETRLSARTTREEMKFLVTLGGHYAGLYDERLLREVSEQIGQEGRGA; encoded by the coding sequence ATGGCCGACGCCCCTGCGGTTCTGACCGCCATGATTACGCCAGCGGTCCTGATCAGCGGGGCCGGCACCCTCCTGATGAGCACCAGCAGTCGCCTGGGCCGCGTGACTGACCGCGTGCGCCACCTCACAGCGCGCTTCAAGGTGCTGGTGACCGAAGAGGGGCGGCAGGAAGCGCTGGCCCGCGAAGAAAAACGCCTGATTGTCAAGCAGTTGCCGCGCCTGGCCCGCCGCAGCCGCATCATTGTGCAGGCGATGACCGCGCTGTATCTCGCGGTGGCCCTACTGGTGCTGACTAGCATCCTAATCGGCGGCAGCGCCCTGCTTCATCAGGAGGCCGGGCCGGTGCCGGTGGTCTTGGCGATTGCTGGAGCCGCCGCTCTGGCCTACGGTGCCCTGCTGCTAAGTTTTGAAACCCGGCTCTCGGCCCGCACCACTCGGGAAGAGATGAAGTTTCTGGTCACGCTGGGTGGCCACTACGCCGGTCTGTACGACGAACGCCTGCTGCGCGAGGTCAGTGAGCAGATCGGGCAAGAGGGGAGAGGGGCGTAG